Within Phycisphaerae bacterium, the genomic segment TGGGCATCTTCGAGCGGTTCAACCCCAAACACCCAGAGTACTGGGGCGATCCGCTCTTCGCCCAGATGTCATGGATCTACCACGCCGGCGGCGGCGCCTTCGCCATCGACAGTTGGTTCGATAACCCCAAGTACGGCCGCATGCCGATCCTGGACGCTCTGGAAAAGGCGGAGAAGTTCGATCGGGGAGTCATCTTCCGGAAGTGATCTGAAAACACCGACGCGACGCTCAGGTACGTGGTTTTCGCCGGCGTTTCCGTTTAGCGGGCAGCCGGGTGAGGTTTCGCACATCCACCAGGTCTTGCGGACGCGCGGCCAGACGTTTGTTCCTGGTCAGATTCTCAACAGGTCTCTCAACCTTGAACTCGGGGACATCCTCGCCTCGCATCCGATAGACTTCTCTCACCATCTCCCGCATCGCGTGCCGGCGGCCTTCCACACCCACTCGCCGCCAGAACGCGATGTCGAAGCTGCGGTCGACCTTCTTGAGCGGTACGAGACGAGCCATCACCACGCGGCGTTTGGTCTTCTTCTGGGGCTTCGCTGTCATCGCTGCCTATACCAAACGCCCGTCACGCGCCCGTCCAGCGGCAAGCCGCTCATAGACGCCTGCCGGCTGGTCTCCAGGATCGGGCTTCATCAATTCCCCATTCTCAACTCGCAATTCGCAATTCCCCAACGTTGCACGTCGGCAACGTCGGGCCGTACACTCATACCATGCCGATCGCCGTTCGAGGATTGACGCTGGGGCTCGATGAGCCGGAAGACCTGCTGCCCGACCGGGCGGCCAAACGCCTGCGCATCAAGCCCGAGGACATCCGCCTGTGGGCCATCGTCCGGCGGTCGCTGGACGCACGCAAGCACGATCGTCTCGGCTTCGTCTATAACATCGAGCTGGCCCTGAGCGGCTCGCCCAGACAAGAGGCTCAGCTCGTCAAGCGGCTGCGCCGTGCTGATGTCGCCTTGATCACGTCCGAGGAACCGCCGCCGCTGGAGCCCGGCCGCGAGTCCCTGGCCGGCCGTCCGGTGGTTGTCGGGTTCGGGCCGGCGGGCATGTTCGCCGCCCTGCTGCTGGCCAGCCACGGCTATCGCCCGCTGGTCATCGACCGCGGGCCGGACGTCAAGACCCGCAATCAGAACGTCCTGGTCGGCTTCTACCGCGAGCACCGATTCAACCCGGAATCCAACCTGCTCTTCGGCGAGGGCGGGGCCGGCACTTACTCCGACGGCAAGCTCTATACGCGCGTCAATGACCCGCGCGCCCGAATGATCCTCGAAACGTTCTACCAGCACGGTGCTGACCCGGACGTTCTCATCGACAGCCGACCGCACATCGGCTCAGACAGGCTCCCGGCCATCTGCCGACGGATCAGACAGCGAATCGAGCAACTTGGCGGTGAGGTGCGGTTCTCATCGCGACTCGATGACCTCGTCATCCGCGACGGCGCGCTCTCGGCCATCGTGGTCAACGGCGAAACAATCGCCTGCGGGCCGGTGATCCTGGCCGTCGGCCACTCCGCCCGCGACACGCTCCGCATGCTCGGCCGTCGCGGTGTGGCCTTCGAGCCCAAGCCGTTCCAGCTCGGCGTCCGCATCGAGCACCCGCAAAGCATGGTCGACCGCTGGCAATACGGCCCGCACTGCGGCCACCCTCGCCTGCCGCCCGCCGAATACCGCCTCGTCGCCAAGGGCGCCGCCGGTGATCGCGGCGACGTGTTCAGCTTCTGCATGTGCCCGGGCGGAATGATCCTGCCCACGAACGAGTCACCCGGCGAAATCTCCACCAACGGCGCAAGCCGCTCAAGGCGCAGCGGACCGTTGGCCAACAGCGGTTTGGTCGTCACCGTCGACCCTCGCGAGGTCCATCCGCCGGTGCAGAACGATCCGCTGGCCACGTTCGATTTCCTCGAGCAGATCGAGCGGACGGCCTTCGAAATCACCGGCCGCTCGTACAAGCTGCCCATCCAGCGAGCCTGCGATTTTGTCCAGGGCCACCCATCCGACGGCAAGCTCGAAACCAGCTACCCCCTTGGCGGCCAGTGGTCCGACCTGCGGCAAATCCTTCCTGATGGGATCGCCCAATCCATTGCCCGCGGCATCGAGCAACTCAATCGCCGTCTTCCCGGCTTCGGCGGCCCCGATGCTCTCGTCGCCGCCCCCGAAACCCGCGCCAGCGGCCCCGTGCGGATGCTCCGCGTCCCGCAGACCCGCGAATCGGTTTCCACCAGGAACCTTTACCCTGTCGGCGAAGGCGCCGGCTACGCCGGAGGCATCATCTCCGCGGCGGTGGATGGACTGAAATCCGCGGAGACGATCATCAGTCGATTTGCCAAACCAGCATAAGGATCGGGTGCCATGCCCACGGCCGGGTGCCGGGTGCCATGGCCACGGCTCTGCGTGGGCGAGTAGCCTGGTTGGCGTGATTCACACGCCGTCGAAACATGGTATGATACTGGCTGAAACGAAACGCGAGGAACGAGCATGAATGAAGTCATCTTTCTGGTCGAGGAAGCCCCGGAAGGCGGATACACCGCCCGGGCCTTGGGCGAGGCCATCTTCACGGAAGCCGAAACGCTCGACGAACTGCGAGCGAATGTCCGCGAGGCCGTTGAGTGCCACTTCGACGCCGACAGCCGCCCGAAAATCATTCGACTGCACCTGGTGCGCGAGGAAGTCATCTCCATATGAAGCTTCCACGCGATCTTTCTGGGGATGACCTGACGAAGGCCCTTGCCGTCTTGGGCTACCAGCCAACGCGGCAGAGAGGTTCGCACGTTCGGTTGACCACCCAACAGGGCGGCGAGCATCACCTTACGGTTCCTCAACACTCGCCGCTGAAACTGGGAACGCTGGCCGGCATCCTGGCTACTGTTGCCGCACACTTCAACCTCACGCGCGATCAGCTCATGGAGCGCCTCTTCGGGACGAAGGGATGAACCGCCCTGTGACCTTCAGCCCACCGGGAGAAACGGATGCGGGATGAACAAGCCGCCCCGACTGGAACCACAGGACCCCATCACCCTCTTCTGCCCCCACTGCGACTATAACCTCACCGGCTTGCCCAAAAACCGCTGCCCGGAATGCGGCCGGATGTTTGATCCGGAACAACTACGGATGGCCCAACCCCTGATGGATGAAGACATCCGGCCTATCACAC encodes:
- a CDS encoding FAD-dependent oxidoreductase → MPIAVRGLTLGLDEPEDLLPDRAAKRLRIKPEDIRLWAIVRRSLDARKHDRLGFVYNIELALSGSPRQEAQLVKRLRRADVALITSEEPPPLEPGRESLAGRPVVVGFGPAGMFAALLLASHGYRPLVIDRGPDVKTRNQNVLVGFYREHRFNPESNLLFGEGGAGTYSDGKLYTRVNDPRARMILETFYQHGADPDVLIDSRPHIGSDRLPAICRRIRQRIEQLGGEVRFSSRLDDLVIRDGALSAIVVNGETIACGPVILAVGHSARDTLRMLGRRGVAFEPKPFQLGVRIEHPQSMVDRWQYGPHCGHPRLPPAEYRLVAKGAAGDRGDVFSFCMCPGGMILPTNESPGEISTNGASRSRRSGPLANSGLVVTVDPREVHPPVQNDPLATFDFLEQIERTAFEITGRSYKLPIQRACDFVQGHPSDGKLETSYPLGGQWSDLRQILPDGIAQSIARGIEQLNRRLPGFGGPDALVAAPETRASGPVRMLRVPQTRESVSTRNLYPVGEGAGYAGGIISAAVDGLKSAETIISRFAKPA
- a CDS encoding 2-oxoisovalerate dehydrogenase, with amino-acid sequence MNEVIFLVEEAPEGGYTARALGEAIFTEAETLDELRANVREAVECHFDADSRPKIIRLHLVREEVISI
- a CDS encoding type II toxin-antitoxin system HicA family toxin, whose protein sequence is MKLPRDLSGDDLTKALAVLGYQPTRQRGSHVRLTTQQGGEHHLTVPQHSPLKLGTLAGILATVAAHFNLTRDQLMERLFGTKG